From one Misgurnus anguillicaudatus chromosome 2, ASM2758022v2, whole genome shotgun sequence genomic stretch:
- the LOC141351491 gene encoding tripartite motif-containing protein 16-like protein — MPFWTYCIAQGWILTCKKITCTFHLFNYYFHMQQKEVQETQRKYHQRIQESQKKLQELRDVVETHKRSAQTAVDDTERIFTQLITSIERRRSEVTQLIRDQEKTAVSEAEGLLKRLEQEIDDLRRRDAELEQLSHTDDHIHFLQSFQFLSVPPGSTDSLSITVSSLISFDDVGKSVSHLREKLEDFCREEIEKIFDKSKAPKLREYHTLILNEYFFNIVTPEPETREQFLKYYHHFTADPNTAHKYLRLSEGNTVITNNYPCTVQYPDHPDRFDNSDQVLCSESVSGRCYWEVEWSGVFFISVSYKSISRKGVGYECLFGYNDQSWSLFCSDSSCSFWHNNIDTKLPVVSRSSRIGVYVDHSSGSLSFYSVSDTMTLIHRVNTTFTKPLYPGFYVYGSVKLCDITI; from the exons ATGCCATTTTGGACCTACTGTATCGCACAGGGCTGGATTTTAACttgtaaaaaaatcacatgTACATTTCAtctgtttaattattatttccaTATGCAACAGAAAGAAGTGCAGGAGACGCAGAGAAAATATCATCAGAGAATCCAGGAGAGTCAGAAGAAGCTTCAGGAGCTGAGAGATGTTGTGGAGACTCATAAG CGCTCTGCACAGACAGCAGTGGACGACACTGAGAGGATCTTTACTCAACTGATCACATCCATTGAGAGAAGACGATCTGAGGTGACACAgctgatcagagatcaggaaaAGACTGCAGTGAGTGAAGCTGAAGGACTCttgaagcgactggagcaggaGATTGATGATCTGAGGAGGAGAGACGCTGAGCTGGAGCAGctttcacacacagatgatcACATCCATTTCCTCCAG agTTTCCAGTTTCTCTCTGTTCCTCCTGGATCTACAGACTCACTCAGCATCACTGTCAGCTCTCTCATCTCTTTTGATGATGTAGGAAAATCTGTGTCTCATCTGAGAGAGAAACTGGAGGATTTCTGTAGAGAAGAgatagaaaaaatatttgacaAAAGTAAAGCACCT AAATTGAGAGAATATCACACACTGATtctgaatgaatatttttttaacatagtTACTCCTGAACCTGAGACCAGGGAGCAGTTCCTAAAAT ATTATCATCACTTCACTGCAGATCCAAACACAGCACATAAATATCTCCGTCTGTCTGAGGGGAACACAGTGATTACTAACAATTACCCATGCACAGTTCAGTATCCTGATCATCCAGACAGATTTGATAATTCTGATCAGGTGTTGTGTAGTGAGAGTGTGAGTGGACGCTGTTACTGGGAGGTTGAGTGGAGTGGTGTGTTTTttatatcagtgtcatataaGAGCATCAGCAGGAAGGGAGTGGGTTATGAGTGTTTGTTTGGATATAATGATCAGTCCTGGAGTTTGTTCTGCTCTGACTCCAGTTGTTCATTCTGGCACAATAACATTGATACTAAACTCCCTGTAGTGTCCAGATCTTCTAGAATAGGAGTTTATGTGGATCACAGTTCAGGATCTCTGTCCTTCTACAGCGTCTCTGACACAATGACCCTCATCCACAGAGTCAACACCACATTCACTAAACCTCTCTATCCTGGGTTTTATGTTTATGGATCAGTGAAACTGTGTGATATAACAATATAG